The genomic window GTCGGCGGCCACGAAGTTCTCCGCCGCCGAGGATTCCACGAACGCGGTCACCGGCCCGGCATCCCCCGACCGCACCGAGAGCTCCGTGCGGCGGGTCCGGCCCGCCTCGACCTCGATCCAGGCCGAGGCGCTGTAAGTGCCCGGCTCCAGCTTGCCCAGTCGCTGCTCGATCCCGGCGGCACCGGTGCCGAACTCGGCCACCCGGTGCCCGCGGTCGGTCCGCCGCACCCGGACCTCGCCCCGCTGGTGCCAGGAGCGCAGGTCGTCCGCGTTGAATCCGGGGTCGCGCACGGGTGTTCCCTCGCCCCATTCCGCCCGCGGCTGCCAGGGCGTGAAGCCGGGGTACAGCACGTACGGGGTGCCCGGTTCGGCCTCCAGGGTGACCTCGCCGCCGAAGGCGGGCACGATCTTCTCGAACTTCCGCCCGGTCTCGGTCAGCCGGTACTTGGTGAGGAACAGCGAGCCGCGCAACGGCTCCGGCAGCCGCCAGCTGGCGCGGCCGCCGGATGCGTTGTAGTGGTACAGCTTCTGCCCCTCCTGCCACGGCAGCAGGTAGGAGTCCCCCTCGAGTACCTTGGCGTCCCCGGAGTACAGCCGCCGCGTTCCGTCCACGTCGGTGCCGCGCACCCCGCCGGTGAACCGGATCTCGTGCTCATTCCACTGTAGAATCTTCTGTTGTTGCAAGAACTTGGCGGGCAGGTTGTGTTCCCAGATGTTGGCGTAGAAGACGTTCCAGTCCACCTCACCGCGCCAGCCCTCGAACTCCTCGATCCGGCTGTTGCCGAGGATCGGATGCGAGTTCCAGACATCCTTCTGGTGGTTGCGGATGAACCGGATGATCGTCGAGTTCAGTCCCTTGTTGGTCTTCCCGCCGTAGTCGAGGTCGTTGGCCCAGTGTGACCACACCGAGGAACGTTCCAGCTTGTCCGACCACTCGGTGCCGACCCGCCAACCCTGCGCGTCCAGGTCACGCAACATGTTGTCGGCCAGCCAGCCGAACGGGTAGAACACGTCGATGTAGAGAAAGTCCAGGTTCGGGTGGGTCTCCTGACGCAGTCGCGTGAACCGGCGCATGAGGTCGCCGGAGACCTGGTCCCTGCGCTGGTCGATGTAGTACGACTGGTTCAGCCAGTCCCAGCCCTCGCGCTCGGGGTCGACAAGGGTCTCGTCGAACGCGTGCGCCTCCGGGTAGGACTCGGTCGCGTTGACGTGCACCCCGAAGTCGGCGTTCCACCCCTGCCCCTCCCGCAGCAGGGTGTTCAGCCCGTCCAGCCCACCTGCGCGCTCGTTGTAGTGGCCGCCGTAGTCCGGATGCGCGGAGTCGTGTCCCTCCGCGCCGTAGCCCTTGAGGATCGCCAGCTGGCCCAGCCCGTCGGTGGCCAGCGAGATCCGCTTCACGTCGTCCAGGGTGCGCGGGAAGGGGTGCGTCGCCTGGCTGGCGAAGTTGAACGGGATATGGGTGACCACCCGGTCCGCGGTGCCCTCCGCGCCACGCGGGTCGATCGCGATGTCCCGGAAGGCGATGGCGCCGTCCTGCCAGTCCACCGTGCCGTCCCCGTTGGCGTCCGGAGTGACGATCACCTTGGCCCACGGCAGGTCCTCGGTCTCGGTGGCGGTATCGGCGCGGTGGGTCCACTGCCCGCTCCACACGCCGACCCGCACGTCCTCGCCCTCGGCGCGGGCCTGGTGCCACAGCCGGGCGGCGTCCCGGTCGGTCGGGCCGGACGGCCGGTCGTAGGTCGAGTTGGTCTCCACCGCGGCGGCCAGCCGGTCGGTGTGCACGATGCCGTAGGTGGCGCCCACCGGGTTCTCCTGCACCGGGGTGTCGGCGGTCACCTGGGCGAACCGGTCCGCGGTGCGGGTGGAGTCCGGGTCCAGCCGGGTGAAGGCGGTGGCCGCGCCGGGCTGCGTGCTGGCGACGGACACCAGGTCGTGGCCGGGGATGTCCAGGGTCCCGACCCGGAAGGACGCGGTCTCCACGATCCGGTCCACCCGGAAGGTGGTCGCCCTGCCCTGCACGCTGATCGAGGCGTCGATGCGCGCCCCCGGCTCCCCCTCGATCGCCAGCGAGTAGTGCGCCGCGCCGTCCGCGCCGACCCACCCGGTGCCGGTCACCTCGTACGACCTGCCGTCCACGGTGATCCGGTCCAGCGGGGTGGTGCGCCCGGTCAGGCTCGCCCCGACCTCCCGGTCGGTGTAGCGGGCGACGTACGGGAACGAGCCGCCGAGGGTGACCTCGAGCTCGGCCGAGGAGATCCGCAGCAGCTCCGGCTGCGCCCCGGCCGCCCCGGCCTGCGCGGGCACCGCCGTCAGCAGCCCGGCGGCCACCGCGCAGGCGGAGAGCAGGCCGGTGGCACGAACACTCGAGCGAAGCGACATGGCGGCCTCCCAGACTGGATGTTCAATGCTGATTTTTGTAAGCTATTTTTGCTCACAAGTCAACAGAACAACACACCTTCGCTCAAGTTCAGACGGTGCGCAGGTCCACTCCGGCGGCGCGGAATGCGTCGGCGGCCTCGGGCGTCACCCCGGTATCGGTGACCACCGCGTGTACCGCGCCGACCGGGCAGATCCGGGCGAACGCCCGGTGGCCGAGCTTCGAGCTGTCCGCGGCGACCACCACCCGCGCCGAACGCTCGACCATCAACCGGTTGATGTTCGCCTCGCCCTCGTGGTGCGCGAACGCCCCGCCGCGCGGGTCGATCGCATCCACCCCGAGCACCAGCAGGTCCAGCGAGACCTCGCTGAGCACCCTGGTCGCCAGCGGTCCGGTCAGCTCGAAGGAGTGCGGGCGCGCCACCCCGCCGGTGAGCACCAGCTTGAGCTGGGCGCGCACCGCCAGCTCGTTGGCGATGTTGAGCGCGTTGGTGACCACGGTGAGCGTGGGCCCGTCCAGGCCGCCTGCGAGGTCGGTACCCGCGGCCAGCGATCGGGCGATCTCGGTGGTGGTCGTGCCCCCGTTCAGCCCGACCACCGCTCCCCGCGGCACCATGGCGGTCACCGCGCCGGCGATCCGCGACTTCTCCGGCGCGTGCCGCGCGGTCTTGTAGCGCAGTGGCAGGTCGTAGGACACGTTGTTGGACACCGCGCCGCCGCGGGTCCTGGTGAGCAGTTGCTGCTCGGCGAGGTGGTCGAAGTCCCTGCGGATCGTCGCCGCGGACACGCCCAGCTCGCCCGCCAGCTCCTCGACCTCGACCCGGTCCCGCGCACCGACGAGCTCGAGTACGCGGCCCAGCCGTTCGTACCGCCTCACCATCCGGTCATCCGGAAGTCGTACCGGGGCGGCAGCGGGCGAACCTGCCTCCCCTCTGCGGCCAGTGCGTGCTGGATCTCCTCCCAGGTCCGGGAAAGCAGCGTCTCCCCTTCCCGGATGTCCGGCACCTCGAACCCGGAGTCGAAGATCTCCTCCGCACCCCGCGGATCGCCGAGCGCCAGCCGCAGCCTTGCCTCGAGCAGCCGAACCCTGCCCAGCGCCCGCACCCGCGCCGGAAGGCCGCCCAGCAGGTGTCGTGCCTGCTCGGGCCGCCCCGCGGCGAGGGTCCCGGCGAGCGCCTCCACCGCCAACGCCGGAGTTTCCGGGCTCAGCCCGTGCGCCTCGACGAGCAGGTCGGCCGCCTCGGCAGCCCGGCCCCGTTCGCCTGCCAGCACCGCGAGGTTGCGGGTGGCCCACGCGTTCGGCGCCCGCGCCAGCGAGGCACGCCACGCCTGCTCGGCACCCGCGAGGTCGCCATGCCGCCAGCGGGCGATCCCACGCTGGTACCAGCTTGCCCAGGTGTCGGCCACCGCTTCCACCAGCTCTCGCCACGGCGCCGACACCGGCGCCGTTCCGGGCGCCTCGGCGGGGTCACCCTCCGGCGCGCGGCCGGCAAGCAGGTCCAGCCACGGCCGCTGCCGCCGGGTCAGCGTGCTCGCGGGGAAGGGAGTCGCGCGCAGGTCCAGCCCGCGCAGCCGCGCCTCCAACGCGCCCCAGCCGGAGCCGGTGTGCAGCCACTCACCGGGTTCGGTATCGGCGACGCCCAGCCAGTCCCGGTACCGCGCGGCGAGTTCCGAGGCACCGGGCAGCCGCTCCCGCACCTCCGCGCAGGCTCGTGTCCATTCCGGACCATGCACGACGGCGGGATCGGTGCGCAGCGGACCGTAGGCCTCCAGCCAGTCCCATACCTCGCCCGCGGGCAACGGCAGATGCTCGAGCTGGGTCCGCGCCAGCCCGGCCTGGATCTCCAGGTAACCGGGAGCGCCGGGGGACAGCCACTCCTGCCAGCGCGCGCCGCCGGCGGAGGTGCCCCAGACGAACAGTTTCCGCCCGCGCAGGCGGCCCGTGGACAGCTGCGCAAGGCCCTCGCCCCGCTCGTCCACGGCGGCGATCAACGGGTACTCCTCCCCCGGCAGGTCGAAGAACAAGTCCGCGGCATGCCGGTGCCGTTCCGGGTAGGTCAGGTCCGGCGTCCCCGGCACCGGGATCCGCTCCAGCCGTCCCGAGTAGGCGTACCGCCACGCTCCTTCGGCCGGCGCCAGCACGCGGGTTCCCTGCTCCTGCTTCACGGCGATGTTCGACCACCAGTAGGCGGGCACGGTGTGTGGATGCGGGTTGCGTATCCGCACACCGACGTACAGGAAGTCGGAGTCGGGCGGGAGCCACAGGTCCACCTGGTACGGCAGGTCCCTTGTCCGCTCCCACTCCCACAGCCGTAGCACCGGCGAACCGTCCGGCCCCGTCACCCGCGCCGCGTGCATCGGCGCGCAGGTCAGCGTGGTGTGCCCGGTACTACCCAGGTTCCACTCCACCCCGCCGGCGAACCACGCGCCGCGCAGGGCGAGGTTCGCCGGTTGGCACACCGGGTTGCGGTGCACCAGCTCGCGGCCGCTTTCCCGATGCCACAAGGAGTACAACCTGCCGCCGAGCGAGGGCAGCACGGTAGCCCGCAGCCGCCCGTTGTCCAGCACGATCGCGGGCAACTCCCGCTCGGTCCGCTCGCGCGAGTAGGCGTCCTGCAGGTGGTACGGCAACACGCTACCCAGGCGACCGTAGGCCAGGTTCGCGGCCAGGTCCGGCGGCAACTCGCCGGGGTTGGTCACCTCCTGCGCCCGCTCCGGCATGGTCAGCGGCGGCAAAGGGTTCTCCGGCCCGAGCTCGGCGGTCGGCAGCACCAGCTCGGTCGGCGACAGCGAGGTCCTCATGCGTCCGGCAGCCGTTCGCCTGCCTCCGCGTCGAAAAGGTGCACCGCGCCGGGACTCGGGGTGAGGCCGACCTTCTCTCCCCGCCGCCACGGCGCCATCCCGGCGGTGCGCACGGTGACCGTGTGCGGGACGCCGGCCTGCTCGACCGAGCAGTACAGGTACTGGTCGCTGCCGAGTTCCTCGACCACCTCGACCACGGCCTCGATCCCCTCGGCGGGCTCACCGGTCAGCCAGCCCTCCGGGCGCACCCCGACCACCACCTCGGAGCCGGGTAGGGCCGAGGCCTGCGCAGGGGTCAGCGGGATATGCCTGCCACCGACCACCGCGCCCTCCGCGCCGACGGTGGTCCGTACCAGGTTCATCGCGGGTGAGCCGATGAACCCGGCGACGAACAGGTTCGCCGGCTTGGCGAACAGCCCGACCGGGGTGTCGCACTGTTGCAGGGTGCCGTCCTTGAGCACCGCGACCCTGTCACCCATGGTCATCGCCTCGACCTGGTCGTGCGTGACGTATATCGTGGTCACCCCGAGCTTACGTTGCAGTGAGGCGATCTGCGTCCTGGTCTGCACCCGCAGCTTGGCGTCCAGGTTGGACAGCGGCTCGTCCATGCAGAACACCTGTGGCCTGCGCACGATAGCCCTGCCCATCGCCACCCGCTGCCGCTGGCCGCCGGAGAGATTCGCAGGTTTGCGGTCCAAAAAGGACTCCAGGTCGAGCAACCGCGCTGCCTCGGCCACCCGGTGGGCGCGTTCCCGCTTCGGCATCTTCTGGATCTTCAGATGGAAGCCGATGTTCTCCGCGACGGTCATATGCGGGTACAGCGCGTAGTTCTGGAACACCATCGCGATGTCCCGCTCCTTCGGCGGCAGGTCGGTGACCTCGCGGTCACCGATGTGCACCTGGCCCTCGTCGACCCCTTCCAGCCCGGCGAGCATGCGCAGGGTGGTGGACTTCCCGCACCCGGACGGGCCGACGAGGACGAGGAACTCGCCGTCGGCGACGTCCAGGTCCAGCCCGTCCACCGCGGGGTCGGCGGTGCCCGCGTAGTAGCGCGTGGCGCCGCGGAACGTGACAGTTGCCATGATTCTCCTACTTCCCCGCACCGAGCGTCAGGCCGGTGATGATCCTTCTGGCCAGCACGACGTAGAGCACCAGCATCGGCAGCACGACGATGGTGATGCCGGCGATGAGGCCGCCGTACTCGGACTGGTAGCTCGCGGCGCCGTAGAAGGTGAACAGCGCCCTCCCCAGCGTGAAGTTCGCGTTGTCCTGGAGGAACACGATGGCCAGCAGGGTCTCGTTCCACAGCCCGATGGTGTTCAGGATGAGCGCGGTGATCAGCCCGCCACTGGCCAGTGGCAGCATGATCGAGACGAAGGTGCGCACGGGTGAGGCACCGTCGATGGCGGCGGCCTCCTCCATCTCGTCCGGCAGCGAGCGGAAGAAGCCGGTCAGCAGGAACACCGTGAACGGCAGCGAGAGCGCGACGTAGATCAGGTAGAGGCCGAACAGGTTGTTGGTCAGGCCGACTTCGGACATCCCGACGAACAGCGGGATGATCACCGTCTGGAACGGCACGCCCATGCCCACCGCGATGAAGTTCGTCATCCCGTTCGAGCTGCGGAAACCGAGTCTGGTGAGCGCGTACGCGGCCGGAGCGGAGATCAGCACCACCGTGACCGCGGCGGCCGCGACCAGCAGCACGGTGGTGAGAAAGGCCGAGCCGAACCCTGCCTGGCTCCAGGCGTAGATGAAGTTGCGCAGCGGCCTGCCGACCACGAACCACTGCCGCGGAAGCTGGAACGGCTGGGTGAAGATCTCCACCGGCGTCTTGAACGAGGAGGCCAGCAGCCAGTACAGCACGAACACGTTGAACGCGGTGAACAGCAACACCACGACCATCCCGAGTACCCGTAACGGGCTGGTACGCCGCGATCCCGGCGCGGGCTTCGGCCGGCGCGGTGGTTTCCGGGTCGCCGTTTCTACTGTCGACATAACGCCCCCTAGAACTGGATCGCGTCTCGGCGCATCAGCCGTCGCAGCAGCACGACGAACACGGACACCAGAACGATCATCATCACGGCACAGGCACAGGCGACGCCGTAGGCCGGGGTGCCGCGGGTGCCGAACGAACGGTCGAACACGTAGATGCCCAGCGTCCAGGACTCGATCGGCGGCGAGTACGTGCCCGGCCCGGCCAGCACGAACACCAGCTCGAAGATCTTCATCGCGTTGATCGTCCACAACACCCCGGCCACCCCGACCACGTCCCAGGTCAGCGGCAGGGTGACCGTGCGGAACTTCTGCCACGGCGAGGCGCCCGCTATCTCCGCGTCCTCGTAGAGGTACGGCGGGATGCGATCCACCGCGGCCATCAGGATGGTGATGTAGAAGCCCGAGCTCGCCCAGATCAGCGCCCCGATCACCGCGTAGGTGACGTTCTCCGGGCGCAGGAACTGCACGGCGTCCAGGCCGACGCCCTCCAGCAGGAAATTGGCAAGGCCCTGCTTGTTCGGCTGGTACTTGAACACGAATCCGAGAAACATGCCCAGCGCCACCGGCGCGACGATGTTCGGGAAGAACAGCACGGCCCGCACCAACCTGCCACCGCGCATGTCCCGCAGCACCATGGTGAACAGGAACGCCAGCACGAAGGTGCCCACCCCGCCGACCACGATGTAGGCCAGCGTGTTCAGGAAGGCGTGCTGGAAGGAGTCACTGCCGAGCAACTCGCGGTACTGGTCGAAGCCGGTGAACTCCGGGGTGTCGCCCGCCCCCGCCCAGCTCGTGAAGCTCAGTACCGCGGTGATGATTGTCGGAACGACCAGGAAGATCAGGTACAGCGCCATGGCCGGGGCGAGCAGCGGCCAGAACAGCCGCCGCTTGCCTGCCAGATGCGCGCCCTGCCTGCCGGCGGGACGCGCCATCAGCCCCTCGACCTCCAGTACTCGGCCGACTCACTGGCCAGCTGGTCGATGAACTGCCGCGCGGTGAGCTTCCCGTTCAGCAGCGCGTCATCGGCCGGGAAGAACACGTTGTCCACATAGGTTCCGCCGAACATGCCGTCCAGCCCGTCCATCACCAGCGTGTGCTCCTTGCCCTCGGCGTCCAGCGCGGCCTTCGCGTCGGCGAGGTCGTCCGGCACCTCCAGGTCAGTCCGCGGGGCGAGGTTGTCGCTGACGGTGGGGATGCCCTGCAGGATGTCCTTGTTCAGCACGTAGGCGATGAACGCCTTGGCCGTGTCGGCGTTGCGTGCCTTGGCCGTCACCGAGAAGCCGATCGGCAGCACCTCCACGATGTCGTGGGTGGCACCATCGGGCATCGGGAACTGGAACGAGCCGAAGTCGATGGTGCGGCCGCCACCCTGCTTGCCGAGATACTCGCGCGCCTCGCTGGGCAGCCAGCTCCCGTTGTAGGTGTAGGCCGACTCGCCGTCCGCCCAGCGCTGCTGCACCTGCGGGAACTTGGAGGCGTTCCAGCCGTCGACGAAGTAGCCGCCCTTGGCGAGCCGCTCCACGATCCTCGCCGCGGCGAGAAAACCCGGTTCGGTCTTCCACGCCTGGCCGCTGCGGTCCGCCGCCGCCTCGGCGAGCCCGCCCGGCCCCACGAAGCGCGCGGCCAGCTGGGTGAAGAAGTAGGAGTTGTAGAACTTGATGTCGCCGTCCTGGCTGATCGCGGCCTTCCCGTTCGCCTTGGCCTTGTCGAACAGCGCGAACATCTCGTCGATGGTGTCCGGGGGCGAGAAGTCCCGCACCGCGTTGCGGTCGAACCACCACGCGTTGGTGATCAGCTCGTACGGGATCAGGAACCGCTCGCCCTCGGCATCGGCGTTCTGCGGTAGCTGGTAGGAGTACGGCGCCAGCACGTCCTCGACGGTCCGGTCCCCCTCCCCTACCTTCATGGTGAGCACGTCCTCGACGCTCTGCGTCCCGCCGGGGGCCACGATGGCCGCGTTCATCTGGCTGAGGTCCTGATCGATCAGGTCGGGCACCTCATCGGTGTTGAGCGCGGGCGACACGTTCTGGGTGAGCACCTTGCGGCCGAGCCACTGCACATCGACGGTCACCCCGGTCTTGCTCTCGAAGCACTCGATGGCGTGCTGCAGCACTCTGCCCTGGGGCTCGTCCGCGGTCCACATGGACCAGTACCGCAGGTGTTCGCCCGGGGGCTGCACGCCGGGTTCGGGGCAGGGCGTCTCGAAGTACTCGGCCGCGCCCGGCGTCGTGTTTTCCCCGAAGCCCGCACCGGTGTCGGTCCCGCACCCCGCGGCCGCGAGCACCACGGCCACGCCCGCGGCCAGGGCCCTGGTAGGAGCTGATCTCATGGCCACCACCCGATCGAAGGTCAGATAACGCGCACTGTCTGCGCATTGGTGCGCAGTTTTGTGCTATTTTGCGCATCTGTCAACAGCTACTTGGCAACTCTTGCGCACAGATCGGTTCAGTACGGGGCGGGCGGGTCCACCCCGGCCGCCCGTCAGGTGACACCCCCGACCGCCGTACCCTGGGACCGGTTACGGGCCGAAGGGGAATGTTGTGTGCCGCGAACGTACGCACCCGGAATCCGACCGCGTCCTCGAAGTTCGTGCGGCGAACAAGCGTTTCGGTTCGCTCGCGGTTCTGGAGCAGGTGAGCTTCGCGGTGCGACCGGGCCAGGCGGTGGGGATCGTGGGGCCGAACGGGTCGGGTAAGTCCACCCTGCTGCGCTGCACAGTCGGAGCGGAGACGCTGGACTCGGGGGAGGTTCTGCTCGACGGTGGCCGACTCGACGAGTCCGACCCGGGCACGCGTGCGGCACTGGCCTGCCTGCTGGACGACGCCGACTACTTTCCGGACCTGTCCGTACTCGAGCATCTTCGCCTGTACGCGTGGGCACATGCCGACCCACACCCCGAGTCGACCGTCGACCGCGTTCTCGAGGAGGTCGGGCTGTCCTCCGCGAGCGATCAACTGCCGGTGACATTGTCGACCGGGCAGCGGCACCGCCTTGGCCTGGCCTCCTGCCTGGTGCGTCCTCGTCGGGCACTTGTCCTGGATGAGCCAGAGCAGCGGCTGGACGCATCCGGGCGCCGCTGGCTCGCGCGCCGGCTCGCACAAGAAAAGGAACTCGGCCACGCGGTCATTTTCGCTTCACATGATGCGACGCTGCTGGACGCACTGGCGGATGACCTCGTCCAGATCGGTCGTTGACGTTGCACACACGGCACGCGGCGGCGGCACGCCCGGCACGCGAGGCGCGCCGCCTGATCCGTGCCCGGGCACACAAGCGACCGCTACGCCTGCGGCTGATGGCGGCCGCGGACGCGGCGCTGTACGTGGCGATGTTCGCGGGACTGGTCACCGGCGCGGCGCAGGCGGGGCTCGAACAGTCGGGCAGGTTCCTTCCCTTGATCAGACCCGAGATCGTCCCGCTGGTTCGGTGGGTCGCGGTGATCGCGATCGTTCTCCTCCTCATCACGATGGTCAAGTTGCTGCTCACTTTCGGGCCTGTTCTGGTTCGGAGTCCGGTGCAGGCGTGGTTGCTGACCAGCCCGATCGACCGTCGCTCCCTCCTCCTCCGGGTCTACCTGCTCCTGCTCTGCATGGGGACGGCCGGAGGAGTCGCGATCGGCGTCGTGGCCGTCATCGCCGCTCAACTCCCCGCGGCCGGCTCGGTGCCCTGGCTCATGTGCACCGGCTTCGCCGGTACAGCCGCGGTATCGATCACTGTGCTGGTTCAACAGCGCCCCAAGGCCATCCGTCGCACCCAACTCCTGCTGTCCGGTGCCCTGATCGGTTGTGCGGGCGCAGTGGTACTGGTGCTGCTGCTGGCGCCGGGGACGCGGCCGTCCGCCAGTGTGCCGCTCGGCGCCGACGCCACGTGGTGGGCGCTGGCGTCAACGCTCACCATCTGCGTGGTCACGGTCTGGGTGGCCGGTCGTGCGCTGGGACGACTGACCCGCGCGGCGTTGGCGTCCGGCCGCGATATCGCCGAGGCCACGGCGGTGGCCACGACCTTCCTGGAACCGACCATTCTCTGGTCGCTGCTGCTCCTACGCAGGATGCGCGGCATCGGCAGGGTACGATCCGCGACCCTGAGCGGTCGCCGGGTCACCGCGCTGATCAGGGCCGACATCGCCCGCCTGCGGCGAAACCGGGCAGCCGTCGCGCTATGGCTGTGTCTGCTGCCCGTACCGTATCTGGCAACCGCCGTCCTACCGGCGATGCTCGTTCCCGCCGTGCACCTGGTCGCCGCGTTCCTCGTGACGACTCGCCTGGCCAACGGCTTGCGAGTCGTCTTCGGTTCGGCGGCACTGCGTCGGGCGATCGGTGGACGGGATCGGGTCCTGCTGCTCGCCCACCTCGTCGTTCCGGCCGCGGGCACGCTCCTGTGGGGTCTCGCGACCAGCCCGGCGATCCCGAGCATGCGGATCCTCGCTACGGCGATCTCCATCGTGGGCGCGGTGCTGGTCACCTACCGGATCGCGACCCGCCCTCCGATCGAGTACGTCTCCCCCATGTTGGATATGGGATTCGGGGGCGTGCCGATCGGGCTGATAATCCAGCTCAGCCGCGGCCCCGCACTCCTCATCCTCCTGTGCTGGGCGCAGATGTCACTCGGCTGACCACGGCACGACCCCAGGTGTCGGCTCGACGCCCTCTCCCACTGCGCAGTCCTGCTCAATTTTGCTTGAATCTAAGTGAAACTCTTGACTAACATGCATCTTTGCGCGGAAGCTCATGCGCAAGCGTCGGCCGGTCCCCACATGGTCCAGGAGGTTCGCATGGCCGCCAAGGAAGAATCCGAGCACGGACAGCCCGAGCACAACCAACCCGACCACGAACCCGGCACGAGCACCGAGCACGGTGTCTCCCGGCGCGCGGCGCTGCGTACCGGGGCCATTGCCGGAACCACCCTTGCCGCGCTCGGCACCGGGCAGCTCGGCGCCGCCGCGGCGGGCCAGCAGCCACCCGAGGTACTCGGCGCCGAGGATCGTTCCTGGCCACCGCGGCGCGGCCGTACGATGATGGGCGTCCCGTTCGAACCGAGGGCGCAGGTGCGGGTCGGCATCATCGGCCTCGGCAACCGGGGTTCCGCGATGCTGCCGCTGTTCCTCGCGGTGCCCGGAATGCGGGTCACCGCGGTCTGCGATGTCGACCCGGCCAAGGTGGCAAAGGCGTCCTCGGTGATCACCGGCAAGGGATATCCCGCCCCCGCGACCTTCGACGAGGGTGAGCACGCCTTCGAGTGGCTGTGCCGGCGCGACGACGTCGACCTCGTCTACGTGGTGACGCCCTGGGACTGGCACGTGGACATGGCACTCGCCGCGATGCGGTCCGGCAAGCACGTCGGCGTGGAGTGCCCGATCGCCACCACGGTCGAGGACCTGTGGGAGCTGGTGAACACCTCCGAGCAGACCCGGCGGCACTGCCTGCAGTTGGAGAACTGCTGTTACGGCCGTAACGAGCTGCGTGCGCTGCGGATGGCGCACGAGGGGATGTTCGGCGAGTTGCTGCACGGTTCCGGCGCCTACCTGCACGACCTGCGTGAGCTGCTGTTCTCCGACACCTACTACGCGGACCAGTGGCGCAGGGACTGGCACACCAGGCTGGACGGCGACCTGTACCCGACCCACGGCCTCGGGCCGGTCGCGTCCTATCTGGACATCAACCGCGGCGACCGGCTGGTGCGGATGACCTCGATGAGCACCCCCGCGCTCGGCCTCGCCGACTACCGTGCGCGACACGTCCCCGAGGGGGACCCGAAGTGGCGGGAGCGCTACGTCAACGGGGACGTGACGATGAGCCTGCTTCAGACCGAGCAGGGGCGGGTCATCCACCTCGTGCACGGCGTGTCCAGCCCGCACCCGTACAGCAGGCTCAACCACCTGGCCGGGACGAAAGGCGTCTTCGAGGACTACCCGCCGCGGATCTACCTCGAGCCGGACGCGACCGACCACCGCTGGCGGGACTGGGACGACTATGCCGAGCACGACCACTGGTTGTGGAAGGAGGTCGGCCCGGGGCCCGGCGGGCATGGCGGGATGGACTACCTGATGCTCTACCGCCTCGGCCAGACCATGCGGCTCGGCCTGCCGCCGGACATGGATGTCTACGACGCGGCCGCGTGGAACGCGCCGTTCG from Amycolatopsis cihanbeyliensis includes these protein-coding regions:
- a CDS encoding endo-alpha-N-acetylgalactosaminidase family protein; the encoded protein is MSLRSSVRATGLLSACAVAAGLLTAVPAQAGAAGAQPELLRISSAELEVTLGGSFPYVARYTDREVGASLTGRTTPLDRITVDGRSYEVTGTGWVGADGAAHYSLAIEGEPGARIDASISVQGRATTFRVDRIVETASFRVGTLDIPGHDLVSVASTQPGAATAFTRLDPDSTRTADRFAQVTADTPVQENPVGATYGIVHTDRLAAAVETNSTYDRPSGPTDRDAARLWHQARAEGEDVRVGVWSGQWTHRADTATETEDLPWAKVIVTPDANGDGTVDWQDGAIAFRDIAIDPRGAEGTADRVVTHIPFNFASQATHPFPRTLDDVKRISLATDGLGQLAILKGYGAEGHDSAHPDYGGHYNERAGGLDGLNTLLREGQGWNADFGVHVNATESYPEAHAFDETLVDPEREGWDWLNQSYYIDQRRDQVSGDLMRRFTRLRQETHPNLDFLYIDVFYPFGWLADNMLRDLDAQGWRVGTEWSDKLERSSVWSHWANDLDYGGKTNKGLNSTIIRFIRNHQKDVWNSHPILGNSRIEEFEGWRGEVDWNVFYANIWEHNLPAKFLQQQKILQWNEHEIRFTGGVRGTDVDGTRRLYSGDAKVLEGDSYLLPWQEGQKLYHYNASGGRASWRLPEPLRGSLFLTKYRLTETGRKFEKIVPAFGGEVTLEAEPGTPYVLYPGFTPWQPRAEWGEGTPVRDPGFNADDLRSWHQRGEVRVRRTDRGHRVAEFGTGAAGIEQRLGKLEPGTYSASAWIEVEAGRTRRTELSVRSGDAGPVTAFVESSAAENFVAADEKHGTRFQRVRVLFDVPERGSRPVLRIDAGEGDARVRLDDIRVVRTERSAREGALVFEDFEHVDQGWWPFVKGDAGGSTDPRTHLAERNEPYTQRGWNGKLVDNVLDGQWSLKAHEENTGLVYRTVPQSVRFEPGHRYRVEFDYQSGRAGEYSWVLGTDEGTTSTQLSATPLGEQHATTRFTQEFTVDGPGAHWVGLRKHPGDAEQADLILDNFTVTDLGPAGTR
- a CDS encoding DeoR/GlpR family DNA-binding transcription regulator; the encoded protein is MRRYERLGRVLELVGARDRVEVEELAGELGVSAATIRRDFDHLAEQQLLTRTRGGAVSNNVSYDLPLRYKTARHAPEKSRIAGAVTAMVPRGAVVGLNGGTTTTEIARSLAAGTDLAGGLDGPTLTVVTNALNIANELAVRAQLKLVLTGGVARPHSFELTGPLATRVLSEVSLDLLVLGVDAIDPRGGAFAHHEGEANINRLMVERSARVVVAADSSKLGHRAFARICPVGAVHAVVTDTGVTPEAADAFRAAGVDLRTV
- a CDS encoding DUF5107 domain-containing protein, which produces MRTSLSPTELVLPTAELGPENPLPPLTMPERAQEVTNPGELPPDLAANLAYGRLGSVLPYHLQDAYSRERTERELPAIVLDNGRLRATVLPSLGGRLYSLWHRESGRELVHRNPVCQPANLALRGAWFAGGVEWNLGSTGHTTLTCAPMHAARVTGPDGSPVLRLWEWERTRDLPYQVDLWLPPDSDFLYVGVRIRNPHPHTVPAYWWSNIAVKQEQGTRVLAPAEGAWRYAYSGRLERIPVPGTPDLTYPERHRHAADLFFDLPGEEYPLIAAVDERGEGLAQLSTGRLRGRKLFVWGTSAGGARWQEWLSPGAPGYLEIQAGLARTQLEHLPLPAGEVWDWLEAYGPLRTDPAVVHGPEWTRACAEVRERLPGASELAARYRDWLGVADTEPGEWLHTGSGWGALEARLRGLDLRATPFPASTLTRRQRPWLDLLAGRAPEGDPAEAPGTAPVSAPWRELVEAVADTWASWYQRGIARWRHGDLAGAEQAWRASLARAPNAWATRNLAVLAGERGRAAEAADLLVEAHGLSPETPALAVEALAGTLAAGRPEQARHLLGGLPARVRALGRVRLLEARLRLALGDPRGAEEIFDSGFEVPDIREGETLLSRTWEEIQHALAAEGRQVRPLPPRYDFRMTGW
- a CDS encoding ABC transporter ATP-binding protein; amino-acid sequence: MATVTFRGATRYYAGTADPAVDGLDLDVADGEFLVLVGPSGCGKSTTLRMLAGLEGVDEGQVHIGDREVTDLPPKERDIAMVFQNYALYPHMTVAENIGFHLKIQKMPKRERAHRVAEAARLLDLESFLDRKPANLSGGQRQRVAMGRAIVRRPQVFCMDEPLSNLDAKLRVQTRTQIASLQRKLGVTTIYVTHDQVEAMTMGDRVAVLKDGTLQQCDTPVGLFAKPANLFVAGFIGSPAMNLVRTTVGAEGAVVGGRHIPLTPAQASALPGSEVVVGVRPEGWLTGEPAEGIEAVVEVVEELGSDQYLYCSVEQAGVPHTVTVRTAGMAPWRRGEKVGLTPSPGAVHLFDAEAGERLPDA